From a region of the Tiliqua scincoides isolate rTilSci1 chromosome 4, rTilSci1.hap2, whole genome shotgun sequence genome:
- the ATP5F1E gene encoding ATP synthase subunit epsilon, mitochondrial yields the protein MVAYWRQAGLSYIRYSQICAQAVRAALKPQYKAEAEKMAVANVKILKPKKD from the exons ATGGTGGCTTACTGGAGGCAGGCCGGGCTCAG ctATATCCGGTATTCCCAGATCTGCGCCCAGGCAGTAAGAGCAGCACTAAAACCACAATATAAAGCAGAAGCAGAGAAAATGGCAGTAGCCAATGTAAAAATACTGAAACCTAAAAAGGACTGA